The DNA segment TATCTTGTAAGATTGTATGGCCTGGGATACGTTATATATGGCTGATAATTGAGGAACACCCACACCAGCGACCACACGTGTAGTACAAATAGATCCGGGTCCGATCCCGACCTTAACTCCGTCAGCTCCGACTTCTGCCAGTTTCCTGGCGGCATCACCTGTGGCTATATTTCCGGCAATGATATCAATTCCGGAAAATCGCTTCTTTGCTTTTCCCACCATATCGATCACGTTGATATGGTGCCCATGTGCCGTATCAATGATTACCGCGTCTACATCGGCTTTGACAAGGGCCTCAATTCTATCCAGCGTATCCGAAGTAACACCAACGGCAGCAGCAACACGCAAACGGCCGAATTCATCCTTACATGCATTCGGCCGGTCTTTTGCTTTCGTAATATCCTTATAAGTAATCAATCCAATAAGCTGCTGATTATCATCAACCACCGGTAGTTTTTCAATTTTATGGCGCTGAAGTATCTCTGCTGCTTTTTCAAGGTCAGTCCCTGCTGTAGCCGTAATGATCGAATCTTTGGTCATTACCTCTACGATAGGTCTTTTCAGATTATACTCAAAACGTAAATCCCGGTTAGTGACAATACCTACCAGCCGGCGGTTATCAATCACCGGTATACCACCGATCTTGAATTCCTGCATCAACTCTTTTGCTTTCCCTACGGTTGCATCGACATTGATGGTCACAGGATCGTAAATCATTCCGTTTTCGGCTCGTTTAACTATTTTTACCTGTTTTGCCTGCTCATCGATACCCATATTTTTGTGAATGACACCGATTCCTCCTTCGCGGGCCATGGCAATGGCCATCGTTGATTCGGTAACTGTATCCATAGCAGCAGAAATAACCGGAACGTTCAACTTGATATTCCGGGAGAACATGGTAGATAAACTAACATCGCGCGGAAGGGTTTCCGAATAGGCCGGAACCAACAATACGTCATCAAAGGTGAGACCTTCAAATAAAATTTTGTCTGTGAGGAATGACATGATCTTATGCTTTAAAAAATTTGGCAAATTTACGAAAATTTAGCCGAATGAACGATATCCTTTTTTCACTTTTACTCAACTAATCTACTATTCCCATTACAAAAGCTGCCCTTTACTGTGTTGTACTGATCTTTTTTTTACTGATATACAACACAAAAGAATTTTATTTGTTAAACTCTATATGAACTCGTTTTATCTTTCTCCGAATAAATCTGTTTGGTATGAATACCACAAGGAAAAAACTCTATATTGAATAGTACAAAAATCATGTTTTTATATATTTTTGTTAAAACTCAAATCTGTATCAGGAAAATCACGAATTACAATTGTCAATTTTTTAATAAAAGACTCATGAAATGGATGATTTCTATATTATGTTTATTTCTTTTTTTCACTGATCATGCTTCATCCCAGGTTTCTTTTCCACTTCAGATAAGCAGTAATCGTCGTTATTTAGAGGATCAGAATCACATTCCTTTTCTGTATCATGCGGATACCGGATGGGCATTGTATTTTGCGTTGACAAAAGACGAAATAAAAGAATATATCCAGGCCAGAAAAAACCAGGGATTTAACGTAATCCAAACAATATTAATGCTTCCCGACAGGGAAAACAGGGATGGGGTAAAGCCATTCCGGGATAATGATGATTTTTCAACGCTTAATGAAGCTTACTTCGATTTTGTTGAATGGGTATTGGCTTATGCAGAAAAAGAGAACATGTTAATGGGCATAGTGCCTATGTGGGTAAGTTGTTGTAAGGACGCATGGGGATGGGAAAATCGTCCGATGCAAAATAATGGTGTAGTGAAGGTAACTCGGTTTGGTAAATATATTGGTAAAAAATATGCCCACCATAAAAATATAATATGGATTTTGGGTGGAGATAACGACCCGTTAATAAACAGGGAAGAATTGAATGCGCTGGCAATAGCTATAAAACAGCAGGCTCCACATCAGTTACAGACTTATCATGCAGCATCAACACATTCGAGCCTGGATGTTTGGGACAACGCTACATGGCTTGACTTTTCAATGGTATATACTTATTTCAGGGGCTTCAATAAAGCCTGGACCAAAGATCAATTTGAGGTATACGAAGTTTCTAAAAAAGAATACTTGCGAAATAAAATGCCTTTCATACTGGGTGAATCTACTTATGAAGGAGAACATGGTGATTGGGGTTCCGCATTACAGGTACGCAAACAAGCGTGGTGGAGTCTGTTATCCGGAAGTTGTGGTCATGCATACGGATCACGGAATTGGGCATTTCCGGAAAACTGGCGGGAAATATTGAAATACCCCGGTGCAGCTTCATTGAAATATTTATATACATTTTTCACAGCTTTGGAGTGGACACTGCTGGAACCGGATTTTAACCATAAACTAATAGAGAACGGTGCCGGAACATATACATCCAATGATTGGGTGACTACTTCCATATCCCAAGATAAAAATTTTTCAGTCTCATATATACCTTCAAAAAGAACAATCAATGTTAACTTAAAGAGTTTAGCCGGAAAATATTTTAAACTCTCTTGGTTTAATCCCCGTTCGGGAGAATATATTTCAATCAGAAAATCGATAAATAATGAGGTAGTTATACTAGACACTCCCGATTCCAAAGATTGGGTCCTGTTTATACAGGCGATAACATAATATATTAAAAAGGAGTAAAAACAGCACACAATACTATCTAATATACAATAAATTATGTGTTTAGCTAAATAAATTAACAAAACAAATATTTTTTTATCCTATCCGGATAGGTAGTTTCATAAA comes from the Bacteroidales bacterium genome and includes:
- the guaB gene encoding IMP dehydrogenase, with protein sequence MSFLTDKILFEGLTFDDVLLVPAYSETLPRDVSLSTMFSRNIKLNVPVISAAMDTVTESTMAIAMAREGGIGVIHKNMGIDEQAKQVKIVKRAENGMIYDPVTINVDATVGKAKELMQEFKIGGIPVIDNRRLVGIVTNRDLRFEYNLKRPIVEVMTKDSIITATAGTDLEKAAEILQRHKIEKLPVVDDNQQLIGLITYKDITKAKDRPNACKDEFGRLRVAAAVGVTSDTLDRIEALVKADVDAVIIDTAHGHHINVIDMVGKAKKRFSGIDIIAGNIATGDAARKLAEVGADGVKVGIGPGSICTTRVVAGVGVPQLSAIYNVSQAIQSYKIPVIADGGLRYSGDIVKALAAGAHSIMAGSLLAGVDESPGDTIIYNGRKYKSYRGMGSIEAMQNGSKDRYFQDMEDDVKKLVPEGIEARVPYKGTLSEVVYQIVGGLRSGMGYCGAADIEALHEAKFVRITNSGIEESHPHDVTITREAPNYSR
- a CDS encoding glycoside hydrolase family 140 protein; protein product: MKWMISILCLFLFFTDHASSQVSFPLQISSNRRYLEDQNHIPFLYHADTGWALYFALTKDEIKEYIQARKNQGFNVIQTILMLPDRENRDGVKPFRDNDDFSTLNEAYFDFVEWVLAYAEKENMLMGIVPMWVSCCKDAWGWENRPMQNNGVVKVTRFGKYIGKKYAHHKNIIWILGGDNDPLINREELNALAIAIKQQAPHQLQTYHAASTHSSLDVWDNATWLDFSMVYTYFRGFNKAWTKDQFEVYEVSKKEYLRNKMPFILGESTYEGEHGDWGSALQVRKQAWWSLLSGSCGHAYGSRNWAFPENWREILKYPGAASLKYLYTFFTALEWTLLEPDFNHKLIENGAGTYTSNDWVTTSISQDKNFSVSYIPSKRTINVNLKSLAGKYFKLSWFNPRSGEYISIRKSINNEVVILDTPDSKDWVLFIQAIT